The Candidatus Rokuibacteriota bacterium genome contains the following window.
TCGTCCACGATTCGCTGGTCAGTGACCACCTCGCGGCAGTACGGGCGGAGCAGGTCGTAGGCCCGGTGGTGGGTGGTGGCGCGCTTGCCCTTGAGGTAGCCCGCGCGGCCGAGGAGGAGCGCCCCGGTACAGACCGAGGTCAGCGGCCGCTCGGGGCCCCAGCTCCTGAGGTAGTCGATGCAGCGCGCATCGTTGGCCAACTCGCGCGTGCCGAAGCCGCCCGGGACGTATAAAAGGTCGAACGACGCAAGTTCCTCGTAAACGGAATCGGGCTTCATCACGAGTCCGGTGTCGTCAACAATCTCGCTCTCGGTACCGATGATCCGGTGGGTCACCTCCGGGTCGATGCTCATCGCCGCGATCCGACGGAGCGCATCATAGGCCCCGACGAAGTCGAGGAAGGTCAGGCGCGGAAAGACCAGGAAGGCGATCCGCTTGATCGCCATCAGATTCCTCGGAGGGGGGCTCCGCCCCCCTTCCGATACCTCCCCCCTGGACTGCGCGGGCCAAGCCCGCGCTCGAAGTTGGTCAGCATCCTATCAGAGCGCCCCGGCGAGCCGGGCCCGCTCGACGATCTTCCGCGCGCGCGTCAGGTGGGGCACGTCCACCATCTGGCCTTTGAAGGCGAAGGCTCCCGCGCCCTTCGCCCGGTGCTCCTCGAAGGCGGCGATCAGCTCCTGGGCCTCGCGGGCCTCATCCGGCGACGGCGTGAACACCTCGTTGATCACCGGAATCTGGCTCGGATGGATCGAGATCTTGCCCGTGAACCCCATCCACACCGCCTCCCGACACTCGCGGCGGAGCCCCTCCAGGTTCTGGATGTCGGTGAACACCGTGTCGAGCGCCTCCACACCCGCGGCCGCTGCAGCCACGGCCGTCATGACGCGCGCGTAACGCGGGATGTCGAGAAACCGCCCCTCGGCGTCGCGGGTCCGGGGCAGGCCCATGGCCGCGGACAGGTCCTCGATCCCCCAGGAGACCGCGGCGATTCGCGGGCTCGCGCGGGCCACCTCGGCGATATTGAGGAGCCCTTCGGGAGTCTCGGTGGCGATCAGGACGAGCCTGGTCGATCCGAACGGGATGCCGTGCTTCTCCTCGAGCCTGTCGAGGATGCCGGCGATGACTCGAATATCGGCCGCGTTGCGCGGCTTGGGAACCACGTAGCCGTCGGGGCGGCCCTCGATCGTCGCCTCGAGATCCGCCTCGCCGAAGCCCGTGGCGAGGGTGTTCATCCGGATCCAGCGCTCCATGCCCCCGAAATCCAGGGTCTGGAGCCAGCGGAGCACCACCCCCCTCGCCTCGGCCTTCTTCTCCACCGTGACCGCGTCCTCCAGGTCCAGGATGAGCCCATCGGCGGGGAGCGTGAGGGCCTTGGTCATCATCCGCTCGTTTCCGCCCGGGACGAAGTGGAGCGAGCGCCGGAGCCGCGTCATGCAGATGGTCGGGCCGCGTCAGTCGAGACCGAGAACCGAGAGGCCTTCTCGCTCGGCCGCCGACGCGAGAATCTCATCGAAGGTCACGAACTCAAACCCTCCCGGTCTATCCAACGCCGCGACCAGAGCGGCCGCCAATTGAAGCGCATCCGTCGCGCGGAGCGGGTGCGTCTCCAGAAGGCGATGCGCGCGCACCTTCGCCGCGTCCACGTCATAGACCTCCATCCAGTCACGAATCAGCAGATCCAACCGCCGCCTGGCCCCTCGGAACACATCCTGGGTGAGGACGCCGTCACGGCGTTTCCGAGACAGGGCTGACAGGACCTCGGTAGGTGTTAACGTCCACACCACCAGCGTCGGGTCTTGCCGGTAAAGGATACGAGTCCGGCGGGAAAGCGGCTCACGGCACACCAGAGGAACAATAGCCGAGGCGTCCCAGAACCTCACCGGCCTACCCGACGTTCCGACAGAAGCGCGTCCAGCACGCCTGACTTCACGGGGCCGGGAGGCAATCGCTTCACGATTTCGGGAACGCCCTTAAGCGGGCCACTCCTGACGTGGCCGCTTCGCAGGAGCCGCTCGATCAGCGCCCGGTCTTCCTCCCCTCTGCCTCGGCTCCCTGGCGTCACCGGAACGACCCGTGCGACCGGGATGTTGCGGTCGACGACCTCGATCGTTTCGCCACGTCGCACCTGGTCCAAATATCGGCTGAGATGGTTGCGCAACTCCGAGATCTTAGCCCGCCTCATAGCGCCATTTTAGCCATGTCCGGACCTGATCGCAAGCCACTGGAAACTCCGCGCACGAGTGGACCAGGGCATTGAATACCGGGCGGCGCGGACAGAATCAACCGGCAGCGTCGGAGGTCTTCCGGCGCATCATGGCGGCGCGCCGACAGCGCATGACGAGCTCGCCGCGCTGGTTCAGGGCCCGGTGCTCGAAGATCACGATCCCCCACTGGGGGCGCGAGCGCGACTCGCGCTTCTCGACGACCTCGGTCTCGGCGTAGATCGTGTCGCCGTGGAAGACCGGCTTGGGGAACTCCACCTTCTCGAAGCCCAGGTTCCCAACCGTGGTCCCGAGCGTGGTGTCTCCCACCGAGAGCCCCACGGCGATGCCGAGGGTCAGCAGGCTGTTCACGAGCGGCTTGCCGAACTCGGCCTTCGAGGCCGCCTCGAAGTCGAGGTGGAGGGGCTGGGGGTTCATCGTGAGGCAGGTGAAGAAGACATTGTCGGCCTCGGTGACCGTGCGGCCCGGCTGGTGGCGGAAGACGTCGCCGACCGTGAGCTCCTCGAAGAGCTTGCCCGCCATCGCGTCACTCCTTCAGCCGCCCCCGCTCGGGTTTCCCGCCGGGGGAGGGGGAGAGGAGATGTGCTTCCAGGCCTCGGCGACCCTGAACTTCTCCTGCTCCCCGGGCGGCGCGAAGGTCCACGTCAGGTGCACGGGCTCATTGGTGTGGTTGACGAAGCCGTGAGGCGTCCCGGGCGGAATGAAGATCGCCGTGTCCGGACCGACCTCCACCTCCTCGTCGCCCACCCTGGCCCGGCCCGACCCCTGGTACACGAAGAGAATCTCTTCGGCCTCGGCATGAACGTGCACCGGGATCTGGCTCCCCGGCGCCACCTCCTCGGTCCCCATCGCCAGGCGCTCCGCTCCCGCGCTGCCGGGCTCGATCATGAGATGCACCGTCCGCGGAAACCCATCCCGGGACTCGCGCCACTCGGCCTCGGATTTATTGACGATCCGCTTCATGGGTCACCCCTTGTCTGCTACCGCTGGCGTGGGGCGTGAGGACTCGCGGCGCCGCAGCCGGGCTACTCGACGGCCACGCCGGTCACCAGGAACTTCCCGTCCTTCTCCTCCAGCGTCAGCGTTCCCTTCCCCCGCCTCTCGGTCTCCCCGGTCTTGAGGCCGATTTCCTCCACGGTCACACCCTTGACCTTGCCTTCCACGCGCACGGTGGAGATCCCCTTGAACGGGAAGCTCAGGGTCACCTCTGCCTTCCCGCTCTCGAGGTCCAGGCTGAAGACCTTATCCCCCGCCTTCACCTGGACCTTCTCCGCCGCCACGGCCTTCGCCGCGGCCCAGTTGCCCTTGCCCCAGGCCGTCAGGAAGACGTGGGCCGCCTGGATGTGGGCTGGCATCTCGCCGGACGCCGCGGGTTTCGCTTTCTCCTGAGCAAAGGCCAACGGCCCCACCAGAAGCCAGGTAAAGGTAACGGTCAGAGCCAACGGGGTCACACAGCGTTTCATTGGGGACCTCCTTTGCGGGGCGCCTCTTCCAAAGCTGGCTCAAGGCTTACCAATTTTTTCCCCCATACGCAAATGGGAAGGCGGTCGGGTCCGACCCCACTCCGAAGCGCTTTTTCCACAGTATCCTGCAGCTCGATCGCTGCAAAGCTACTATATACAGTGGTAGAAAGCCCCACGGACTGAAAAGTCCTCTGTTGACAGGGGTTTGGGCCTTCGTATAGAGTGTGGGCGACCCGGGAGGGGTTCATGATCACGGTTCCGGCCCATCGGGTAAAGCAGTTCGGCGTCGAGTTTTACCAGGCCTCCTTTTCTGCCAAAGACATCGATCGGCTGGTGAAATTCGAGGTGCTCGGCTACACCGGCGGGCCGCCCAAGGAGGCGCCGAAGGTCAAGCGCTCGCCCCGCTCACGAGTCAACTGGGAGCTGCTCGAGAAGCGCATCTCCGAGAGTGAAGCCGCGTACCAGCGTCCGGTCATCCATCGCAAGATCGAGGAGCTCGTGAGCTACTACCGGGACTGCAAGGAGGCGGGCACGCTCCCGGCGATCCCCGGGGCAGTGATCATCACCTCGGAGAAGCACTTCACCTTCACGCCGATGGCGAGCCACCATGACCTTGGGCTGCTGCAGATCCCCGAGGAGCACGGCGTCCTCAGAGTCCTGGACGGCCAGCACCGGCTCCTCGCCCTCCACGCCCTGACCCAGGCGGGCGAGGTGCTCGGAATCGAGGTGCCGGCGGTGCTCTTCGACTCGCTTGACGCGCGGCAGATCGTGGAGCTGTTCGTCACCATCAACGCGAAGCACACTCGCCTCAACCCCTCGCACATCATCAGCCTGGCCGGGCGCAAGCTCTACCCCGACCCCAACCAGGCCCTCGCTCACGACGTGATCCGGTCACTAAACGAAGACGAGACGTCGCCGCTGCACGGCGAGATCAAGATGCTTGGGACCGGGCGGGGAAAGGTCTCCCAGGCCCCGCTCGCGGAGGAGATCGTGGACCTCCTGGAGACCGTGGAGAAGCTGGGTGGAGCGACTCGAATCCAGGAGCTGCGCCAGGGCGCCAAGCGGTTCTTCCTGAATTACGTGAAGGCCCTGGCGGGCGTCTTCCCGACGGCCTGGGCGGGGCGCAAGTACTCGATCAAGACCGGCGCCGCGCTCCGCGCCTTCATCCGGGTGAGCCCCGACGTGATGACGCGCGCCCGGGAGCTGAAGAAGGACCCCTTCGACCTCCATGCGATCCGCGAGGGGATCAAACCCTGGGGCACGCGGCTGGGCGACCGGCGCTTTGAGACCGAGGGGGAGTGGAAGCAGAAGCTGGCGGGTGGGACGCGCGGTACCGTGGAAACGCTGACGCGCGAACTGCGGGAGGCCCTCCGAAGCTAGGGGCTCCGCCCCCCTACTCTTTCCACTCGAAGTTGGCAGCGAGGATCTCGAAGGTCTTCTTGCCGCCCGGCACCTGGGCCACCACTGTGTCCCCCACCTGCCTGCCGATCAGCGTCCGGGCCAGCGGCGAGAGAACGGAGATCCGTCCCTTGTCGGGCTCGGTCTCATCCGACCCCACGATCTGATAGCGGATCTCCTTGCCGCTCGCGTCGGCCAGGAGCACGGTCGAGCCGAACGTGATCCGCACGCCGTTGGACGGCGGGTCGATGATCTCCGCGTGGCTCACCTTCGCCTCGAGCTCCGTGATGCGCCCCTCGATGAACGACTGCTTCTCCCGGGCCGCGTGGTACTCGGCGTTCTCCCACAGGTCGCCGTGACTCCGGGCTTCGGCGATCGCGTTGGTGATCCGGGGGCGCTCGACCTTCTTGAGCCGCTCGAGCTCCTCCTTGAGCCGGTTGTACCCCTGCCGGGTGATGGGAGTGCGCTGAATCGCCACGCGAGCCTCCTATTCTCTAAAAATGCCGCAACGAACTGATTCTACGGTATTTCCGACCCCGGCGTCGAGCCTCGCGACGCCTCGGGGCTTGACAGGCAAAAGTTTAGACTGTTAACTAATATGCCAACATGATCGATGGTCTGACCGACGACAGCCGGCACCTGGTCGAGCTCCTCACGACGCTGCTCTCCTCGACCTTTCGCCAGATCCTCTGGAAGCAAGCCCTGGAGCTCGAGCTCAACTACTCCCAGGCCCAGATCCTCTTCCACGTGGCGAAGAATCCCGGCGCGCTGATCAGCGACACGGCCCGGACCTTCGGCATTACGCTGCCGGCCGTGACACAGGTGGTGGACCGGCTCGAGTCGAAGGCCTTCCTCCAGCGCGCCGACGACCCGCGGGACCGTCGCCAAGTCCGCCTCTATCTCACGCGGCATGGGGAGAGTCTGGCCCGAAACCTCGAACAGCTCCAGGTGAAGGGCCTTGCCCGGGTGCTCAAGCGTCTCACGCCAGGCGAACGCAAGGACGTGATCCACGGGATCGAGCAGCTGGTGTCCGCGGCACGGGGGGAAGTATGAGACCCGGCGGTTCAGCAGTAGCCTGCGTCCGTTCGGGCGCAGGCCTGACACTGCTCATCGCCCTCCTGGTCGCCGCCTGCGGTCAGTCCCAGGCCCAGGATCCCAAGCGGGCGCCGGTTGAGGTCAAGCCGGTCGCGGTGACCGTCGCGCGCGTCGAGGCCCGCTCGATTCAGCGGAGTGTCGAGACCGTCGGGAGCCTGCTCGCCTGGGAGGAGGTGCAGGTCAAGTCCGAGCTAGCGGGCACGCTGACGCGCCTGCTGGTGGACCTCGGCGACCACGTGGCGGCCGGCGCGGTCCTGGCCGAGTTCGACAAGCGCGAGGCCCGCCTCACGGCCGATCAGGCCGAGGCCGACCTCCTGGCCGCCCGCGAGGGGCTGGCCCGGGCGCGGGCCGCCGTCGAGGCAAGTCGGGCCAACCTGGCGCGTGTCAAGGACCAGATCACCATGCTCCAGGCCGACGTGACCCGGGCCAGGGCTCAGCTCGACTGGGCCGCCCTCGAGCTGGAGCGGAATCGCCAGCTCGTCGCCAAAGAGCTGATTGCCGCCCGCGACCTGGACCACGCCCGGACCCAGCACCAGGTCGCCGCGGCGCAGCTCAGAATGACCGAGACCGCGCTGAACCAGCACCCGGACCAGGTGCGCATCGGCCAGGCCCAGCTCGAGTCGGACCTGGCGGCGCTCAAGGTCGCGGAGGCCCAGGTCAAGCAGCGCGAGGCGAGCCTCGACCTCGCGCGGAAGCGCCTCGCGGACACGACCGTGCGCGCCCCGCTGGCGAGCCTGATCGCGCGGCGCCACGTCTCGCCCGGCGAGTACGTGCGCGAGAACACCGCGCTCTTCACTCTCGTGGTGGCGGACCCGCTGAAATACACCGGCACGATTCCGGAACGCTTCGCCCCCGAGGTCAGACCCGGTCAGCCCCTCCAGCTCAGCGTGGAGGCGTTCCCGGACCGGACCTTCGGGGGCCAGGTGACCCGGGTCTCGCCCGCCGTGGACGTGCAGACCCGAACCCTCGCCCTCGAGGCGCGCGTGCCCAACCCGAACGGACGGCTCAGGCCTGGCTTCTTCGCCAAGGGCGTGGCCCTCACGCGGAAGGACGACGGCGCGGCCTTCGTCCCCGCCGAGGCGGTGACCTACTTCGTCGGGATCAGCAAGATCTTCGTGGTGGCGGACGGCAAGGTGCAGGAGCGGCAGGTCAGGACCGGTGGGCGCCAGGGCGGCTGGGTGGAGATTCTGGAAGGGGTGAAGCCCGGCGAGACCGTCGCGACCGGCAACCTCTCCCAGCTCTTCAACGGCGCCCCCGTCACCGTCACCTCGGGCAAAGCCGGAGGCTCGTGAGGTGGGCGTCCTAGAAATCTTCGTCCGCCGCCCCGTCTTCACGACGATGCTGATCGCCTCGCTCGTGGTGCTCGGAGCGGCCTCCTTCGTCCAGCTCGGCGTGGACATCTTCCCCAAGGTGGACCTGCCCACGATCACGATCACCACGCGCCTGCCGGGGGCCAGCCCCGAGGAGATCGAGAGCCAGATCACCAAGCCGATCGAGGAGGCCGTCAACACGATCAACGGCCTGGACGAGCTGCGCTCGAGCTCGATCGAAGGCCAGTCCCAGGTCTTCGCGACGTTCGTCCTCGAACGCGATGTCCAGGAGGCGGCCAACGACGTCCGGGAGAAGGTCGCCACGGTGGTCTCGCGTTTCCCGGTCGGCACCGAGGCCCCGATCATCGAGAAGTTCGACCCCGATTCGTCCCCGATCCTGGCGCTCGTGGTCTCGGGCCGGCGCTCCGCTCGCGAGATCACCGAGATCGCCGACAAGCGGATCAAGCGTCAGCTCGAGACCGTCAAGGACATCGGCGCGATCACCCTGGTCGGCGAAAGGCGACGCGAGATCCAGGTCTTCGTGGACCCGGCAAAGCTCACCGCCTACGGGCTGTCGATCCAGCAGGTCAAGGACGCTCTCCAGCGCCAGAACGTCGAGATCCCCGGTGGCCGCATCACCTCGGGAGCGCGTGAGGAGGGGCTCCGCACCCTCGGGCGCATGGAGTCCGTCCGTGCCTTCGGCGAGCTGATCGTCGCCGACTTGAAGGGGAGTCCGGTCCGGATGAGCGACATCGCCAGCGTCGTCGACGGAGAGCAGGAGGCGCGCACCCTCTCCCGCCTCGACGGCAGGAACGCCGTGTCGCTCCTGATCCGGAAGCAGTCCGGGACCAACACGGTGGCCGTGGTGGACGCGGTCAAGGCCAAGCTCGCCGAGATCAAGAAGGGCCTGCCGCCCGACATCGAGTTCCAGGTGGTCCGCGACCTCTCCCGCTTCATCCGTCGCTCCTTCCACGAGCTGCAGGACCACCTCCTCCTGGGCGGGCTCCTCGCGAGCCTGATCGTCGCGGTGTTCATCGGGAACCTCCTCTGGTGGGAGACCGCGGCGATCGCCGCCATCGTCTCGGGCGTCGGCACCGCGTTCCTGTTCGGGACTCCGGAGCTGGTCCTCCAGGTCACCGGCGCCGCCATCGTCGCCACGATGATCTTCTTCCTCGGGGAGAGGAAGCTCCGGCCGGCGTTCGTCGCCGCGCTCGCGAGCCCGTGCGCGATCATCGCGACCTTCACCGCGATGAGGCTCGCCGGCTTCACGCTGAACAACCTCACCATGCTCGGCCTCTCGCTCTCGACGGGGATCGTCATCGACGACGCCATCATCGTCCTTGAGAACATCTTCCGCCACACCGAGGAGGAACGCCGTCCGCCGTTCGAGGCGGCGATCACCGGGACCCGGGAGATCGCCCTCGCGGTGACGGCCACGACGTTCTCGCTGGTAGTCATCTTCCTCCCTGTCGCCTTCATGGGCGGGCTCGTGGGCAAGTTCTGGAACTCCCTCGGCCTCACCACGACCTTCGCCATCATGGTCTCGCTCGTCATCGCCTTCACGCTGACGCCCATGCTGGCCGCGCGGATCCTGGCCGGCCGCGACGCGCACGGGGATGGCGGAACTACCTCCAAAGAGGGGCGCGTCTACCACGCGGTCGAGTCGGGCTACGAACGGATCCTCGGGTGGTGCCTCGGGCACCGGGGCGTCGTCCTGGCGGGGACGGTGCTCATCTTCGTCGCGGGATGG
Protein-coding sequences here:
- a CDS encoding DJ-1/PfpI family protein codes for the protein MAIKRIAFLVFPRLTFLDFVGAYDALRRIAAMSIDPEVTHRIIGTESEIVDDTGLVMKPDSVYEELASFDLLYVPGGFGTRELANDARCIDYLRSWGPERPLTSVCTGALLLGRAGYLKGKRATTHHRAYDLLRPYCREVVTDQRIVDEGQVITAGGVSSSLDLGLYLVEKFWGAAAREKIAAQMAYRAYSPV
- a CDS encoding CoA ester lyase, yielding MTRLRRSLHFVPGGNERMMTKALTLPADGLILDLEDAVTVEKKAEARGVVLRWLQTLDFGGMERWIRMNTLATGFGEADLEATIEGRPDGYVVPKPRNAADIRVIAGILDRLEEKHGIPFGSTRLVLIATETPEGLLNIAEVARASPRIAAVSWGIEDLSAAMGLPRTRDAEGRFLDIPRYARVMTAVAAAAAGVEALDTVFTDIQNLEGLRRECREAVWMGFTGKISIHPSQIPVINEVFTPSPDEAREAQELIAAFEEHRAKGAGAFAFKGQMVDVPHLTRARKIVERARLAGAL
- a CDS encoding type II toxin-antitoxin system VapC family toxin, with translation MRFWDASAIVPLVCREPLSRRTRILYRQDPTLVVWTLTPTEVLSALSRKRRDGVLTQDVFRGARRRLDLLIRDWMEVYDVDAAKVRAHRLLETHPLRATDALQLAAALVAALDRPGGFEFVTFDEILASAAEREGLSVLGLD
- a CDS encoding type II toxin-antitoxin system prevent-host-death family antitoxin, coding for MRRAKISELRNHLSRYLDQVRRGETIEVVDRNIPVARVVPVTPGSRGRGEEDRALIERLLRSGHVRSGPLKGVPEIVKRLPPGPVKSGVLDALLSERRVGR
- a CDS encoding MaoC family dehydratase, with the translated sequence MAGKLFEELTVGDVFRHQPGRTVTEADNVFFTCLTMNPQPLHLDFEAASKAEFGKPLVNSLLTLGIAVGLSVGDTTLGTTVGNLGFEKVEFPKPVFHGDTIYAETEVVEKRESRSRPQWGIVIFEHRALNQRGELVMRCRRAAMMRRKTSDAAG
- a CDS encoding cupin domain-containing protein, translating into MKRIVNKSEAEWRESRDGFPRTVHLMIEPGSAGAERLAMGTEEVAPGSQIPVHVHAEAEEILFVYQGSGRARVGDEEVEVGPDTAIFIPPGTPHGFVNHTNEPVHLTWTFAPPGEQEKFRVAEAWKHISSPPPPAGNPSGGG
- a CDS encoding DGQHR domain-containing protein; translation: MITVPAHRVKQFGVEFYQASFSAKDIDRLVKFEVLGYTGGPPKEAPKVKRSPRSRVNWELLEKRISESEAAYQRPVIHRKIEELVSYYRDCKEAGTLPAIPGAVIITSEKHFTFTPMASHHDLGLLQIPEEHGVLRVLDGQHRLLALHALTQAGEVLGIEVPAVLFDSLDARQIVELFVTINAKHTRLNPSHIISLAGRKLYPDPNQALAHDVIRSLNEDETSPLHGEIKMLGTGRGKVSQAPLAEEIVDLLETVEKLGGATRIQELRQGAKRFFLNYVKALAGVFPTAWAGRKYSIKTGAALRAFIRVSPDVMTRARELKKDPFDLHAIREGIKPWGTRLGDRRFETEGEWKQKLAGGTRGTVETLTRELREALRS
- the greA gene encoding transcription elongation factor GreA, coding for MQRTPITRQGYNRLKEELERLKKVERPRITNAIAEARSHGDLWENAEYHAAREKQSFIEGRITELEAKVSHAEIIDPPSNGVRITFGSTVLLADASGKEIRYQIVGSDETEPDKGRISVLSPLARTLIGRQVGDTVVAQVPGGKKTFEILAANFEWKE
- a CDS encoding MarR family transcriptional regulator, whose amino-acid sequence is MIDGLTDDSRHLVELLTTLLSSTFRQILWKQALELELNYSQAQILFHVAKNPGALISDTARTFGITLPAVTQVVDRLESKAFLQRADDPRDRRQVRLYLTRHGESLARNLEQLQVKGLARVLKRLTPGERKDVIHGIEQLVSAARGEV
- a CDS encoding efflux RND transporter periplasmic adaptor subunit encodes the protein MRPGGSAVACVRSGAGLTLLIALLVAACGQSQAQDPKRAPVEVKPVAVTVARVEARSIQRSVETVGSLLAWEEVQVKSELAGTLTRLLVDLGDHVAAGAVLAEFDKREARLTADQAEADLLAAREGLARARAAVEASRANLARVKDQITMLQADVTRARAQLDWAALELERNRQLVAKELIAARDLDHARTQHQVAAAQLRMTETALNQHPDQVRIGQAQLESDLAALKVAEAQVKQREASLDLARKRLADTTVRAPLASLIARRHVSPGEYVRENTALFTLVVADPLKYTGTIPERFAPEVRPGQPLQLSVEAFPDRTFGGQVTRVSPAVDVQTRTLALEARVPNPNGRLRPGFFAKGVALTRKDDGAAFVPAEAVTYFVGISKIFVVADGKVQERQVRTGGRQGGWVEILEGVKPGETVATGNLSQLFNGAPVTVTSGKAGGS
- a CDS encoding efflux RND transporter permease subunit, with the protein product MGVLEIFVRRPVFTTMLIASLVVLGAASFVQLGVDIFPKVDLPTITITTRLPGASPEEIESQITKPIEEAVNTINGLDELRSSSIEGQSQVFATFVLERDVQEAANDVREKVATVVSRFPVGTEAPIIEKFDPDSSPILALVVSGRRSAREITEIADKRIKRQLETVKDIGAITLVGERRREIQVFVDPAKLTAYGLSIQQVKDALQRQNVEIPGGRITSGAREEGLRTLGRMESVRAFGELIVADLKGSPVRMSDIASVVDGEQEARTLSRLDGRNAVSLLIRKQSGTNTVAVVDAVKAKLAEIKKGLPPDIEFQVVRDLSRFIRRSFHELQDHLLLGGLLASLIVAVFIGNLLWWETAAIAAIVSGVGTAFLFGTPELVLQVTGAAIVATMIFFLGERKLRPAFVAALASPCAIIATFTAMRLAGFTLNNLTMLGLSLSTGIVIDDAIIVLENIFRHTEEERRPPFEAAITGTREIALAVTATTFSLVVIFLPVAFMGGLVGKFWNSLGLTTTFAIMVSLVIAFTLTPMLAARILAGRDAHGDGGTTSKEGRVYHAVESGYERILGWCLGHRGVVLAGTVLIFVAGWYLLTSSKLEFVVDDDMSEFEVVAEAPPGSSLDRSAEIAGTLERELRKISEVRTLFTTIGIRGISQSSVNDISIYVGLAHLSERKRTQDELKQEARQLLAAFPGLRISVQQINLIRAGGFRQTPFNLILRGPDLDRLEQYATSVIKTLSAKPGFVDLDTAQALRQPEVQVHIDRQKASDLGVRADAIASALRTLVGGEEVGFYREAGEQYDVRLRLKEEFRKDPGVIAELMVPGAGGRLVKLVNVTTLAAGMSPGQIERYAQERSITIISNLYQKPLAEAFREGYAAVRGVKMPPEYGTVTVGRGKLLAEAIQNFVIAFALALVFIYIVLAA